A region of Drosophila suzukii chromosome 2L, CBGP_Dsuzu_IsoJpt1.0, whole genome shotgun sequence DNA encodes the following proteins:
- the LOC108010617 gene encoding zinc finger protein 600-like: MDNLCRICKLKKGLLLKRGDSLPETICVLCLSQPNQEVVEMNLFQEEVLVKSEYQMKEDVLEVDTTDENYENDKLNCSEVSLAKNEELVMEKSEFDIQVKNEAVDEDSLEHEDSNAILQPHEVWFKVEDTDITEDYSIDDPGINDVDKECSNSPRKSDITEDYSIDDPGINDVDKECSNSPRNSDITEDYSIDDPGIKGVDKECSNSPRNSDADKDCIMIDHPFKFPHCPKSFKRNSIFQLHKRIHDKDRQQHKCSYCPMVFQQHSSLIFHVLTHTGERPFKCSQCEWAFKLEVHLQQHMKVHTKNQNFWR; encoded by the coding sequence ATGGATAACTTGTGTCGCATTTGCAAGTTAAAAAAAGGCTTGTTGCTTAAACGTGGAGATTCCCTTCCGGAAACCATCTGCGTGCTATGCCTTAGCCAACCAAACCAAGAGGTCGTTGAGATGAATTTATTTCAGGAAGAAGTATTAGTAAAATCCGAATACCAAATGAAGGAAGATGTTCTTGAAGTGGACACAACAGACGAAAATTATGAGAATGACAAGTTGAATTGTAGTGAAGTTAGCTTAGCTAAAAATGAAGAATTAGTAATGGAAAAGAGTGAATTCGACATTCAGGTTAAAAACGAGGCAGTTGACGAAGATTCACTTGAACATGAGGATAGTAACGCCATTCTTCAACCACATGAAGTCTGGTTTAAAGTGGAAGATACCGATATCACTGAAGATTATAGTATTGATGATCCTGGGATCAACGACGTTGATAAAGAATGCAGTAATAGTCCTAGAAAAAGCGATATCACTGAAGATTATAGTATTGATGATCCTGGGATCAACGACGTCGATAAAGAATGCAGTAATAGTCCTAGAAATAGCGATATCACTGAAGATTATAGTATTGATGATCCTGGGATCAAGGGCGTTGATAAAGAATGCAGTAATAGTCCTAGAAATAGCGATGCTGATAAAGACTGCATAATGATCGATCATCCCTTCAAGTTTCCTCATTGTCCGAAAAGCTTCAAAAGGAATTCTATTTTTCAATTACACAAGCGGATTCACGATAAGGATCGGCAACAGCACAAGTGTTCCTACTGCCCGATGGTTTTTCAGCAACATTCCAGTCTAATATTTCATGTCCTAACTCACACGGGGGAGAGGCCGTTTAAGTGCAGCCAATGTGAATGGGCTTTTAAGTTAGAGGTGCATCTCCAACAACATATGAAAGTTCAtactaaaaatcaaaatttttggCGTTGA